A genomic window from Providencia alcalifaciens includes:
- a CDS encoding IS6 family transposase — protein sequence MNAFKGRHFTGIIILWAVRWYCKYGISYRELQEMLAERGVNVDHTTIYRWVQRYAPEIEKRLRWYWCNPSDLNNWHLDETYIKVNGKWTYLYRAVDSRGYTIEFYLSPRRNTKAAYRFLRKIFNRVKKWQIPRVINTDKAAPYGRALNLLKEEGKCPTHVEHRQIKFHNNVIECDHGKLKRVINPTLGFKSIKTAHATIKGIEVMRALRKGQAEHFYYGQPLGEVRLVNRVFGL from the coding sequence GTGAATGCATTTAAAGGTCGTCATTTCACTGGTATTATCATTCTTTGGGCTGTACGTTGGTACTGCAAATACGGTATCAGTTACCGAGAACTTCAGGAAATGTTGGCTGAGCGCGGTGTAAATGTAGATCACACGACAATCTATCGCTGGGTTCAACGTTATGCACCAGAAATAGAAAAGCGGTTACGTTGGTATTGGTGTAATCCCTCCGACCTCAACAATTGGCATTTAGACGAAACTTATATCAAAGTGAATGGGAAATGGACGTACCTTTACCGAGCTGTCGATAGTCGAGGGTACACCATTGAATTTTATCTCTCGCCTCGTCGTAATACCAAGGCAGCTTATCGATTTTTAAGAAAAATATTCAATCGCGTTAAAAAATGGCAAATCCCCAGGGTTATCAATACAGATAAAGCCGCACCTTATGGCCGAGCGCTTAACCTTCTCAAAGAAGAAGGAAAATGCCCTACACATGTAGAACATCGACAAATCAAATTTCACAATAATGTCATTGAATGTGATCATGGAAAATTGAAGCGCGTGATAAATCCCACCTTAGGGTTTAAATCAATTAAAACAGCACATGCGACCATTAAAGGAATTGAGGTGATGCGTGCGCTTCGCAAAGGTCAAGCAGAACATTTTTACTATGGCCAACCGTTAGGAGAAGTGCGCCTCGTGAATAGAGTATTCGGACTTTAA
- a CDS encoding type I restriction-modification system subunit M: protein MAKKPKETKSEPLEVILWKAADKLRKNIDAAEYKHVVLGLIFLKYISDSFESHYEKLKAGQGEFAGADPEDSDEYLAYNVFFVPEKARWTNLLNNAKQPNIGKLVDDAMEAIEEDNPQLKGVLPKVYARQNLDATVLGELIDLVGDIALGDAKSRSADVLGHVFEYFLGEFALAEGKQGGQFYTPKSIVSLLVNMLEPYEGRIFDPCCGSGGMFVQSEKFVESHQGNIDNISIYGQESNQTTWRLAKMNLAIRGINSEQVKWNNEGSFLNDAHKDLRADFIIANPPFNVSDWSGEQLRKDARWQYGAPPAGNANFAWMQHFLYHLSPKGQAGVVLAKGALTSKTSGEGDIRAALVKDANVIDCIVNLPAKLFLNTQIPAALWFMRRDRNNSSVYQDRSDEILFIDARNLGHLINRRTKVLSDEDIKLISDTYHNWRNKNGEYEDVAGFCASVAIEKVAELDYVLTPGRYVGLADEEDDFDFKERFTLLKAEFEAQLEEEAKLNQAIAENLAKVMV from the coding sequence ATGGCTAAAAAACCGAAAGAAACCAAATCTGAACCGTTAGAAGTTATCCTGTGGAAAGCCGCTGATAAATTGCGTAAGAATATTGATGCAGCAGAATACAAGCATGTTGTGCTGGGATTAATATTCTTAAAGTATATTTCTGATTCGTTTGAGTCTCACTATGAAAAGCTTAAAGCGGGACAAGGCGAGTTTGCAGGGGCAGATCCCGAAGATAGCGATGAATACCTTGCTTACAATGTGTTTTTTGTGCCTGAAAAAGCACGTTGGACAAATTTACTCAATAATGCAAAACAGCCCAATATCGGTAAATTAGTCGATGACGCTATGGAAGCCATCGAAGAAGATAACCCACAATTAAAAGGGGTATTGCCAAAAGTTTATGCACGTCAAAACCTTGATGCAACGGTACTTGGCGAGTTAATTGACCTTGTGGGTGATATCGCTTTAGGTGATGCTAAATCACGCTCTGCGGATGTACTAGGTCATGTTTTTGAATATTTCTTAGGTGAGTTTGCGTTAGCAGAAGGTAAACAAGGCGGTCAGTTCTATACACCGAAATCAATTGTTTCCTTACTGGTTAACATGCTAGAGCCTTATGAAGGACGTATTTTTGACCCGTGCTGTGGCTCTGGCGGTATGTTTGTTCAATCAGAAAAATTTGTTGAATCCCACCAAGGGAATATTGATAACATTTCCATTTATGGTCAAGAGTCTAACCAAACCACATGGCGTTTGGCGAAAATGAACTTGGCTATTCGGGGTATTAACTCTGAGCAAGTAAAATGGAACAATGAAGGCTCGTTTTTAAATGATGCCCATAAAGATTTACGTGCGGATTTTATTATTGCGAACCCGCCGTTCAACGTCTCTGATTGGTCTGGTGAACAATTACGTAAAGATGCCCGCTGGCAATACGGTGCGCCACCAGCAGGGAATGCAAACTTTGCGTGGATGCAGCACTTTTTATATCACTTGTCACCGAAAGGGCAAGCGGGTGTGGTACTGGCTAAAGGGGCGCTAACTTCGAAAACATCGGGTGAAGGCGATATTCGAGCCGCATTAGTGAAAGATGCGAATGTGATTGATTGCATAGTTAACTTGCCCGCTAAGTTGTTCCTAAATACGCAAATTCCTGCTGCGCTATGGTTTATGCGCCGTGATCGTAATAACTCTTCGGTGTATCAAGATCGTAGTGATGAAATTTTGTTTATTGATGCACGAAATCTGGGTCATTTAATTAACCGCCGCACTAAAGTGTTATCGGATGAAGATATTAAACTGATTTCAGATACCTATCATAATTGGCGTAATAAAAATGGCGAATATGAAGATGTCGCGGGTTTTTGTGCCTCTGTCGCTATCGAAAAAGTGGCTGAACTGGATTATGTGCTCACACCAGGTCGTTATGTAGGTCTTGCTGATGAAGAGGATGATTTTGATTTTAAAGAGCGTTTTACCCTACTAAAAGCCGAGTTTGAAGCACAATTAGAAGAAGAGGCAAAGCTTAATCAGGCGATTGCGGAGAATCTGGCAAAGGTGATGGTATGA
- a CDS encoding tyrosine-type recombinase/integrase, whose protein sequence is MSQKQPAKPLSTKAIEAMKPNSKDRSDTGENTGLRVFCGATGIKTFFYRYTSPVTHKLVQLKIGNFPQTSLSEARVKLQELKQLRQLGRCPVTELKEEKQYKKQEQLQPQKTQLTVKELVELYLVDHIEDRKGKDGKIISGSRKKKGQKEVRRMLEADVVRVLGELMAHEVTRKDVIELVREINGRGAKVQAGNVLRELSAAYEFAIGLEYFDDNFANPALLAKSSLQQAKFKLTSNKGTRYLDDNELKKFLAWLPSSAYTNVVKNVFRLTLWTGCRTGEVCAMAWDDVDLEKGTIHLKETKTGIERYVQLPEQAVTYLKSMRMNSDKYLFPSQVTKLPIQQKYLTECAWRLRKEGKMLDIPDWSPHDLRRTVRTGLAKLGCPNEVGEAILGHSRSGIEGTYDLYGYESECKVWLQKWADHMGSLV, encoded by the coding sequence ATGAGCCAAAAGCAGCCAGCAAAACCCTTATCAACGAAAGCCATTGAGGCAATGAAACCTAACAGTAAAGATAGGTCTGATACAGGTGAAAATACAGGTTTACGTGTATTTTGTGGCGCAACAGGCATTAAGACATTTTTCTACCGTTATACTAGCCCAGTTACACACAAACTTGTACAGCTAAAGATCGGTAATTTTCCTCAAACTTCATTAAGTGAAGCGAGAGTTAAGTTACAAGAGTTGAAACAGTTACGTCAATTAGGTCGATGCCCTGTCACTGAGCTAAAAGAAGAAAAGCAATATAAAAAACAAGAACAACTCCAGCCGCAAAAAACACAGTTAACAGTAAAAGAACTTGTTGAGCTTTATTTAGTTGATCATATCGAAGATCGTAAAGGCAAAGACGGTAAAATTATTTCTGGTTCAAGAAAGAAGAAAGGGCAAAAGGAAGTTCGTCGCATGCTTGAAGCCGATGTTGTACGTGTTTTAGGTGAGCTTATGGCGCATGAGGTGACCCGAAAAGATGTGATAGAGCTTGTACGTGAAATTAATGGGCGAGGTGCTAAGGTTCAAGCAGGTAATGTATTACGTGAATTGTCAGCAGCCTATGAGTTTGCAATCGGTCTAGAGTATTTTGATGATAATTTTGCTAACCCCGCTTTATTGGCAAAATCGAGCTTGCAGCAAGCTAAGTTTAAGCTAACCAGTAATAAAGGTACTCGTTATCTAGATGATAATGAACTCAAAAAATTTTTAGCATGGTTACCTAGTTCTGCTTATACCAATGTTGTGAAAAATGTTTTCCGTCTGACGCTTTGGACGGGTTGCCGAACTGGTGAAGTGTGCGCAATGGCTTGGGATGATGTGGATCTTGAAAAAGGAACTATTCATTTGAAAGAAACCAAGACAGGAATTGAACGATACGTGCAATTACCCGAGCAAGCAGTCACCTACTTGAAATCAATGCGCATGAACTCCGATAAATATCTTTTCCCATCTCAAGTAACCAAGTTGCCGATTCAACAAAAATATCTAACAGAATGTGCGTGGCGTTTACGCAAAGAAGGCAAGATGCTAGATATCCCTGATTGGTCACCTCATGATTTACGTCGAACAGTACGTACTGGGCTAGCTAAACTAGGTTGCCCCAATGAAGTGGGGGAGGCGATACTTGGGCATTCACGTAGTGGTATCGAAGGAACGTATGATTTATATGGTTATGAGAGTGAATGCAAAGTGTGGTTGCAGAAGTGGGCGGATCATATGGGGAGTTTGGTATGA
- the mutS gene encoding DNA mismatch repair protein MutS: MTDSQNFESHTPMMQQYLKLKAQHPDILLFYRMGDFYELFFDDAKKASQLLDISLTKRGQSAGQPIPMAGVPHHAAENYLARLVQMGESVAICEQIGDPATSKGPVERQVVRIVTPGTITDEALLNERQDNLLAAVWQESQGYGFATLDIASGRFIISEIDDEESLKAELQRTRPAELLYPEDFASMSLIELNKGLRRRPLWEYELDTAKQQLNLQFGTKDLIGFGVENAHKALRAAGCLLQYVKDTQRTALPHIRSIIMEKQQDNVILDAATRRNLELTQNLAGGTENTLAAILDKCVTPMGSRMLKRWLHTPLRNLTVLNNRQQAIGALQQYGFELQPFLRQIGDLERVLARLALRSARPRDLTRMRHAFQQYHDIHQILAQSDCGYLGALTQRIGQFDELQSLLEKAIVDAPPVLVRDGGVIATGYNSELDEWRALADGATDYLDRLEIREREKLGIDTLKVGYNAVHGYYIQVSRGQSHLTPIHYVRRQTLKNAERYIIPELKEYEDKVLTSKGKALAIEKALYDELFDMLLPHLAALQTSAEALAELDVLSTLAERADTLGYACPQLTDKPGIQITEGRHPVVEQVLSEPFISNPLSLSPQRRLLIITGPNMGGKSTYMRQTALITLLAYIGSFVPASKAVIGPIDHIFTRVGASDDLASGRSTFMVEMTETANILHNATEHSLVLMDEIGRGTSTYDGLSLAWACAENLVNRIKAMTLFATHYFELTTLPEKLEGAVNIHLDAIEHGDTIAFMHNVQDGAASKSYGLAVASLAGVPKEVIKRAKQKLKELEVISNNANGSHVDSAQLSFLETVEEEPSPVLAALEEIDPDKLTPRQALDWLYRLKEMDK; the protein is encoded by the coding sequence ATGACTGACAGCCAAAATTTCGAATCCCACACACCAATGATGCAGCAGTACTTAAAACTCAAAGCACAACATCCCGATATTTTGCTGTTTTATCGTATGGGGGATTTTTACGAACTGTTCTTTGATGATGCTAAAAAAGCGTCTCAGTTATTGGATATTTCTCTCACCAAGCGTGGTCAATCTGCCGGTCAACCTATCCCGATGGCAGGCGTTCCTCACCATGCAGCTGAAAACTATTTAGCACGGTTGGTACAGATGGGAGAATCTGTCGCCATTTGCGAACAAATTGGAGATCCTGCCACCAGCAAAGGCCCTGTTGAACGCCAAGTGGTACGTATTGTGACACCGGGTACTATTACCGATGAAGCATTACTCAATGAACGCCAAGACAACTTACTGGCAGCGGTATGGCAAGAGTCTCAAGGCTATGGTTTTGCGACCTTAGATATCGCATCGGGTCGTTTTATCATCAGTGAAATTGATGATGAAGAATCATTAAAAGCCGAGCTTCAGCGTACCCGTCCAGCGGAATTACTCTATCCTGAGGATTTCGCTAGCATGTCATTGATTGAACTTAATAAAGGCTTACGCCGCCGCCCATTATGGGAATATGAATTAGACACGGCAAAACAGCAATTAAACCTGCAATTTGGTACCAAAGATTTAATCGGTTTTGGCGTTGAAAATGCGCACAAAGCCTTACGCGCAGCGGGTTGTTTGCTGCAATATGTGAAAGATACTCAACGAACTGCGTTACCGCATATTCGTAGCATTATCATGGAAAAACAACAAGATAATGTAATTTTAGATGCGGCAACTCGCCGCAATTTAGAACTAACCCAAAACCTTGCAGGGGGCACCGAAAATACCCTTGCCGCGATTCTAGACAAATGTGTCACCCCAATGGGGAGCCGTATGCTAAAACGCTGGCTTCATACCCCATTGCGTAACCTCACTGTGCTAAACAACCGCCAGCAAGCCATTGGCGCACTGCAACAATACGGCTTTGAGCTACAGCCGTTCCTTCGCCAAATCGGTGACTTAGAGCGAGTACTCGCTCGTCTTGCATTACGCTCAGCGCGTCCTCGCGACTTAACCCGCATGCGCCATGCATTCCAGCAATATCATGATATTCACCAAATTCTAGCGCAATCAGATTGCGGCTACCTCGGTGCGCTAACGCAACGTATTGGTCAATTCGATGAACTGCAAAGCTTGCTCGAAAAGGCGATTGTTGATGCCCCTCCAGTTTTAGTTCGTGATGGTGGCGTCATTGCCACTGGTTACAACAGCGAACTCGATGAATGGAGAGCACTAGCGGATGGTGCAACAGATTACCTAGACCGCTTAGAAATTCGTGAGCGTGAAAAACTGGGTATCGATACCCTAAAAGTGGGCTATAACGCGGTACACGGTTACTACATTCAAGTGAGTCGTGGACAAAGCCACCTCACGCCAATTCATTATGTTCGTCGCCAAACGCTGAAAAATGCGGAGCGCTACATTATCCCTGAATTGAAAGAGTATGAAGATAAAGTACTGACATCAAAAGGCAAAGCGCTAGCTATCGAAAAAGCCTTGTATGATGAACTGTTTGATATGCTGCTACCGCATTTAGCCGCGTTACAAACCAGTGCCGAAGCGCTGGCTGAGTTGGATGTCCTCTCCACCCTCGCAGAGCGCGCAGACACCCTTGGTTACGCCTGCCCTCAATTAACAGACAAACCCGGCATTCAAATTACTGAAGGTCGTCACCCTGTTGTGGAGCAAGTGCTTAGTGAGCCTTTTATTTCTAACCCGCTGTCTCTTTCTCCACAGCGCCGCTTGCTGATCATTACGGGTCCCAATATGGGCGGTAAGAGTACCTATATGCGTCAAACGGCTCTGATCACCTTACTGGCTTATATCGGCAGTTTTGTGCCAGCGAGTAAAGCCGTCATTGGGCCTATTGACCATATTTTTACGCGCGTTGGTGCATCTGATGACCTCGCATCTGGGCGTTCGACCTTTATGGTGGAGATGACCGAAACAGCCAATATCCTGCACAATGCGACTGAGCACAGCTTAGTGCTAATGGATGAAATTGGCCGCGGTACATCTACCTATGATGGGCTTTCTTTAGCGTGGGCGTGTGCTGAAAACTTAGTTAATCGCATCAAAGCGATGACCTTATTTGCGACTCACTATTTTGAATTAACTACCTTACCGGAAAAACTGGAAGGTGCAGTCAATATTCACCTCGATGCAATTGAACACGGTGATACCATCGCCTTTATGCACAATGTGCAAGATGGCGCGGCGAGCAAGAGTTACGGTTTAGCTGTTGCATCACTGGCTGGCGTCCCAAAAGAAGTGATCAAACGCGCAAAACAAAAACTCAAAGAGCTGGAAGTTATCTCCAATAATGCCAATGGGAGTCATGTAGATAGCGCTCAACTGAGCTTCTTAGAGACAGTGGAAGAGGAGCCATCTCCAGTATTAGCCGCTTTAGAGGAAATCGACCCTGACAAGCTGACTCCACGCCAAGCTCTTGATTGGCTATATCGTTTAAAGGAAATGGATAAGTAG
- the miaE gene encoding tRNA isopentenyl-2-thiomethyl-A-37 hydroxylase MiaE, translating to MDEYAELLAPIKQFLQCETPETWIYKASQPENLPTILKDHLLCELKAAQSAMFLIRKYAVDKESAAILLEWFKPYEAFAYDRIGDVHTLKNKNQISKQILAKKQSPYSQDLIDKMVLLIKEELHHFYQVLEIMHQRDIAYDGITAGRYAKGLFSHLDPHDPKTLVDKLIIGAYIEARSCERFAKLAPHLDEQLANFYTSLLRSEARHYQDYLQLAQLISKTDITERVRFYGEVEAQLISTPDNDFKFHSGVPIN from the coding sequence ATGGATGAGTATGCTGAATTATTAGCGCCGATTAAGCAATTTTTGCAGTGTGAAACCCCTGAGACGTGGATATATAAAGCCAGTCAACCTGAAAATTTGCCGACGATTTTGAAAGATCACCTGCTGTGTGAATTAAAAGCGGCGCAAAGTGCCATGTTTTTAATTCGCAAATATGCAGTGGATAAAGAAAGTGCGGCAATTTTATTAGAGTGGTTCAAACCCTATGAAGCCTTTGCGTATGACCGCATTGGTGATGTTCATACATTGAAAAATAAGAACCAAATTTCAAAACAGATCTTAGCGAAGAAGCAGTCGCCGTATAGCCAAGACTTGATTGATAAAATGGTGTTGTTAATCAAAGAAGAACTGCACCATTTTTACCAAGTACTAGAAATTATGCATCAACGGGACATTGCGTATGATGGGATCACCGCAGGTCGTTACGCAAAAGGGTTATTCAGCCATTTAGACCCTCATGACCCGAAAACCTTGGTGGATAAACTCATTATTGGGGCTTATATTGAAGCGCGCTCTTGTGAGCGGTTTGCCAAATTGGCGCCGCACTTGGATGAGCAACTTGCCAATTTTTATACCTCATTACTACGTTCAGAAGCACGCCATTATCAGGATTATCTGCAACTTGCTCAGTTGATTAGTAAAACAGATATTACTGAGCGTGTGCGTTTTTATGGGGAAGTTGAAGCGCAATTAATTTCAACACCAGATAATGATTTTAAATTCCATAGCGGCGTACCGATTAATTAA
- the rpoS gene encoding RNA polymerase sigma factor RpoS translates to MSQSSLKVNELYNDLDENAMDEAFDESQFKEEDLVSELDEDTELLQSASQRVLDATQIYLSEIGFSPLLTAEEEVFYARRALRGDVASRQRMIESNLRLVVKISRRYNNRGLALLDLIEEGNLGLIRAVEKFDPEKGFRFSTYATWWIRQTIERAIMNQTRTIRLPIHIVKELNIYLRTARELAQKLDHEPSPEEIAEQLDKPVEDVSRMLRLNERITSVDTPIAGDSEKSLLEVLSDDNDSGPENTIQDNNLKENIVKWLYELNPKQREVLARRFGLLGYEAETLEEVGREIGLTRERVRQIQVEGLRRLKDILQGEDLTLEALFNM, encoded by the coding sequence ATGAGCCAAAGTTCGCTGAAAGTTAACGAGTTGTATAATGACCTCGATGAAAATGCGATGGATGAAGCATTTGATGAGAGTCAATTCAAAGAAGAGGATCTAGTTTCAGAACTGGATGAAGACACGGAATTACTCCAAAGCGCGAGTCAACGTGTTTTGGATGCAACCCAAATTTATCTCAGTGAAATTGGATTCTCTCCACTCCTCACAGCAGAGGAAGAAGTTTTCTATGCCCGTAGAGCCCTTCGGGGGGATGTGGCATCGCGTCAGCGTATGATAGAAAGCAACCTTCGCTTAGTGGTAAAAATATCTCGCCGTTATAACAACCGAGGTCTTGCCTTACTCGATCTGATCGAAGAAGGAAATCTCGGGTTGATTCGTGCAGTTGAAAAGTTTGATCCTGAAAAAGGATTTCGTTTTTCAACGTATGCGACTTGGTGGATCCGTCAAACGATTGAACGCGCCATCATGAATCAAACCCGAACAATCCGCCTACCGATTCATATCGTCAAAGAACTCAATATTTACCTTCGTACAGCCCGTGAACTTGCTCAAAAGCTCGATCACGAGCCAAGTCCTGAAGAGATAGCTGAGCAATTAGATAAACCTGTTGAAGATGTCAGCCGAATGCTTCGCTTAAATGAGCGCATTACATCGGTTGATACGCCTATCGCAGGGGATTCTGAGAAGTCACTGCTGGAAGTATTATCGGATGATAATGATTCAGGGCCTGAAAACACTATCCAAGATAACAACTTAAAAGAAAATATCGTTAAGTGGTTATATGAACTCAATCCGAAGCAACGTGAAGTCTTAGCGCGTCGTTTTGGTTTGTTGGGATATGAAGCGGAAACTCTGGAAGAGGTTGGGCGCGAAATTGGGCTCACTCGTGAAAGAGTTCGTCAAATTCAGGTAGAAGGTTTAAGACGTTTAAAAGATATTTTACAAGGTGAAGATTTAACGTTGGAAGCGTTATTTAATATGTAA
- the nlpD gene encoding murein hydrolase activator NlpD, with amino-acid sequence MKIVSPINRIRWAVIFSFSGALLAGCSTPYHPAAPISSVNDGGSSSQQSAPRTVPNPPSNTGMSTAMPSDRPNLSSNSSMGNNASRPVSTSSDGRIVYNRDYGRISKGSYNGNTYTVQRGDTLFYIAYITGNDFRELASKNNISEPYSLNVGQVINIGNTNVNSSTQLASNSQQRPVDIQSTNGYPENSSGQNSGKMLPNNKKPASTVSTTTASPTTTTATATTGSSTNNSSIKWRWPADGKMIEGFSDAQGGNKGVDIAGSRGQSVIAAAPGKVVYAGNALRGYGNLIIIKHNDDYLSAYAHNDTLLVRDQQDVAEGQKIATMGSTGTSSVRLHFEIRYKGKSVNPLRYLPQR; translated from the coding sequence ATGAAAATTGTTAGCCCAATAAACAGAATTCGATGGGCGGTTATCTTTTCATTTAGCGGTGCTTTATTAGCAGGATGCTCAACGCCTTATCATCCCGCAGCACCGATTTCGAGTGTGAATGATGGAGGTTCATCTAGCCAACAATCTGCACCAAGAACGGTGCCGAATCCTCCATCCAATACTGGAATGAGTACGGCGATGCCTTCAGACAGACCTAATTTGTCGTCTAATAGTTCGATGGGAAATAATGCCTCTAGACCGGTTTCAACCAGCAGCGATGGACGTATTGTTTATAACCGAGACTACGGCCGCATTTCTAAAGGGAGTTATAACGGAAACACTTACACCGTTCAGCGCGGTGATACTCTGTTTTATATTGCCTATATAACGGGTAATGATTTCCGTGAATTAGCATCGAAAAACAATATTTCTGAACCATACAGTCTGAATGTAGGTCAGGTGATAAATATTGGTAATACAAATGTGAACTCGAGCACACAATTGGCATCAAATAGTCAACAGCGCCCGGTTGATATTCAATCAACTAATGGGTATCCTGAAAATAGTAGTGGGCAAAATTCAGGTAAGATGTTGCCGAATAACAAGAAACCAGCCTCAACGGTTTCAACGACAACAGCGAGCCCAACTACTACGACTGCAACAGCAACAACCGGAAGTAGCACCAACAATTCGTCAATTAAATGGCGTTGGCCAGCAGATGGGAAGATGATTGAAGGCTTCTCTGATGCACAAGGCGGAAACAAAGGTGTTGATATTGCTGGTTCTCGCGGTCAATCTGTTATTGCAGCTGCGCCTGGTAAAGTCGTATATGCTGGTAATGCACTGCGCGGATATGGAAATCTCATAATAATAAAACATAACGATGACTACTTAAGTGCCTACGCACATAACGATACGTTACTTGTGCGTGACCAACAGGATGTTGCTGAAGGTCAAAAAATAGCCACGATGGGTAGTACAGGAACAAGTTCTGTTCGTTTACATTTTGAAATTCGTTATAAGGGAAAATCAGTAAACCCGTTGCGTTACTTACCGCAGCGATAA
- a CDS encoding protein-L-isoaspartate(D-aspartate) O-methyltransferase, with translation MKIGLMKELLAQLRQQGIHDERLLDALALVPRERFVDEALSHKAYENIPLPIGHGQTISQPYIVAKMTALLAVKPTDHVLEIGTGSGYQTAVLAHLCEHVYSVERVKSLQWTAKRRFKLLDLHNISTRHGDGWEGWQSKGPFDGIIVTAAPSEIPSLLLKQLKDGGRLVLPVGDKDQALKLITRRGNDYHTNVIEKVRFVPLVAGDLS, from the coding sequence GCGCCAACAGGGAATTCACGATGAGCGCCTATTAGACGCGCTCGCGCTAGTTCCTCGCGAACGGTTTGTTGACGAAGCGCTCTCTCATAAAGCCTACGAAAATATCCCATTACCCATTGGTCATGGGCAGACCATTTCACAGCCGTATATTGTTGCAAAAATGACCGCATTATTGGCGGTCAAACCGACGGACCATGTGTTGGAGATTGGTACGGGCTCTGGGTATCAAACTGCGGTTTTGGCTCATCTTTGTGAACATGTGTATTCAGTCGAAAGAGTCAAAAGCTTGCAATGGACGGCAAAACGTCGCTTTAAGTTGTTAGATTTACATAATATTTCTACTCGCCACGGTGATGGCTGGGAAGGCTGGCAATCAAAAGGTCCTTTTGATGGGATAATTGTCACCGCCGCCCCTAGCGAAATTCCGTCATTGTTACTTAAGCAGTTAAAAGATGGAGGACGCCTAGTGCTCCCTGTCGGTGACAAAGATCAGGCTCTGAAATTAATTACCCGTCGCGGTAATGATTATCACACGAATGTGATTGAAAAAGTGCGTTTTGTCCCTCTTGTTGCCGGTGATTTGAGCTAA